The Bacteroidota bacterium DNA window CCGTCACGCTGCCGGTCCCAGAGGCGACGTAGGCGGCGAGGCCAGTCGCGACGAGCAGGCCCGCAACGAGAAACGTGATACGATAGATCGACATGGTAAGACGGTTAGGTAAGGTCGTCAGAATGAAACGAAACCGGACTGCACCTCCGCTGAAAACGAGAAGAGATTGCTCTCGTCGGCGGGGGCAGCGCATGACTCCGTCCTACTCGGAACGCGCCACGGTCGACGCACGCGAGGGGGATGTTGCCGAGATTTTCTAGCAGGCCAGCTTCGCGCAGCCTACAGAGGAGACAGCAGATTTGGACACGCGTCAGGAGGTGTAGCGCATCGACCGTGCAGGTGCTCACAGGACACGCCATCCGTGGGACGCAGGCCGGTTGTAGCGATGGCGTTCGCTGGTGAGCAGAGCGAGGAATCGGGAGCGCACGTTACTCGCAGCGCGCGGCTAGACGCTCGGCTGCGGTGGCGTGCGGGTACAGTGCCGCGGCCGTCTGAGCATGGGGGCACCGCGCGGTGCCTCGCGTCCGCTGAGCGAGTCGGAGGTGCACGCGGTAGCTGCCGGGGTCCAGTTGCGCGGCTCGCTCCAGTGAGGCGCGGCTCGCATCGGCCTCGTAGAGCCGCATGGCCGCCCACTGCCCGCCGCTTCGCACGGCACCCACGCCAGCGAGGGTCACAAGCACCGCGAAGAAGGCGACGCGCAGCCATCGCGGCACGGCTATGGAGCGCGCCTGGGCCGCAGGCAGGAGTGCGCCCGCCACGGTTGCGACGAGCAGTACGGGCCACGCTAGCAGCAGGACCGCGTCGAACGCCCCGGTGACGACCACGCCCGCGCTCATCGCTAGGAGGAGCCCCGCCCCAGCCGCGTCGCGGTCGTCGGCATCGCGGTCGTCGGCTTTGCGCCGCAACGAGGTCCAGGCGGTCCACGACAGGCTCCCGGCGAAAAGGAGCCACGCGAGCACGCCAAGCAGGCCCCGCTCCGACACCAGCGCCACGGCGTCGCTGCTCGGCCAGGGGTTCGACGTCATGCCCGGCCGGCTCCCCGACATCGACGGGTCGCCTGGTGGGGCTACGCCCGGGTAGGCCACGGACCAATTGCCAGGGCCCACGCCGAGGAGCGGAGACTGCTGCACGAGCTCCAGGCTGCGCCGGTACTGCAAGAGCCGCCCCTGGCCGCTGCCTTCCTGGTAGTTCAGCATGCCCTGCGCTGACTCCAGGTAGGGCGACTCGCTGACCCAGTCGAGGGCGTTGGGAAGTGTGGTCGCAAGGATGCCTCCCACAGCGATCACAGGCACCACGAGGCCCGTCCTCATCAGCATTGACCAGCGGCGGAGGGCTGGGGCGAGCAGGACACAGAGCATGAGCACCGCCAGTACGGTCCCCGCGCCGAGCCAGGCGGCCCGCGAGCGCGTCAGCACGAGGATGCCGACCACCAGCACCAGACTGACCATGCTCAGCAGCACCGTGGACCACCGTGGCGACCGGAGCGCGGAGACGAGCAGCAGCGGTAGCCCGAACGCGGCAAGATGACCCACGAAGTTGCGGTTGCCCAGCGTACCCCCGGGCGCGCGATTCGTGGAGAAGTAGGGGCTCTCGATCCCGTAGGCCTGCGCGAGCGCGAGCACGGCGGCAAGCACCACGGCGATGGCCGCGCTACGCACCAGGGGAGGGCCGAGCCCTTCCTGGCGGAGCACGCGGGCAACCCAAAAGACCGCCGCGCCAGAGCACGTCAGCGCCAGAGCACGACCAGCCGCCCAGGGGTTCGCCGCCCAGACGGCAGACAGCGCGCTAACCCCGATCACGCCCACCAGGGCGAGGTCCGTCCACGTGACACGCAGGTGGCGGACCCGCGCAAGCGTCAGCAGCCCGGCGAGCAGCGCGGTGGCGTGCAGCACCAACTCCTTAGGCACGAAAAACCGATCGAGATCGAACGAGCGGGTCGCGGTGACGACCACCACGGCCGCGATCAGGCCCACCTGCAGCACTCTGCTCGCCAACCGAGCTGCACGGCCTGGCGTCGGGGAAGTCGGAGCAAAAAGGGACATGGGATGGGCAAGAGGTGAGACGGGGAATATCGACGCGCACGACGGTACCGCGAGAGGCGCCGCACTCTGGAGCAACACGTGAGCAGCGCCGACTAGCCTGCGCGTGTCCGCATGTCCGCGTGTCCGCTCGCCCCGATACCCGCTCGCCCGACGTATTGGGAACTGGTCTGCTCCTGCGCGGAAGCCCCTCGGCGCATACTGCCCCGCAGAAGCTTCCTGTCCTCGCCTTCGGAACACGACTGGGCCTTACGGAACACGACGAGCGGACGCATGGCGGCGTCCGTCCTGCCGCTCGTGTCGGAGGCCCGGCGACGTAGGACTCCATGCCCAGAACAAGGCGGTGCCCACAGGACGAAGCACGGCAGTGCTCGTGGCGGCTAGCGGAAGCTCATGCGTACCAGTAGCTTGCGTAGCTTGGTGGGCACCTGTACAGTGACCTTGTCTCTCGTTTGAGGGCGAAG harbors:
- a CDS encoding O-antigen ligase family protein translates to MSLFAPTSPTPGRAARLASRVLQVGLIAAVVVVTATRSFDLDRFFVPKELVLHATALLAGLLTLARVRHLRVTWTDLALVGVIGVSALSAVWAANPWAAGRALALTCSGAAVFWVARVLRQEGLGPPLVRSAAIAVVLAAVLALAQAYGIESPYFSTNRAPGGTLGNRNFVGHLAAFGLPLLLVSALRSPRWSTVLLSMVSLVLVVGILVLTRSRAAWLGAGTVLAVLMLCVLLAPALRRWSMLMRTGLVVPVIAVGGILATTLPNALDWVSESPYLESAQGMLNYQEGSGQGRLLQYRRSLELVQQSPLLGVGPGNWSVAYPGVAPPGDPSMSGSRPGMTSNPWPSSDAVALVSERGLLGVLAWLLFAGSLSWTAWTSLRRKADDRDADDRDAAGAGLLLAMSAGVVVTGAFDAVLLLAWPVLLVATVAGALLPAAQARSIAVPRWLRVAFFAVLVTLAGVGAVRSGGQWAAMRLYEADASRASLERAAQLDPGSYRVHLRLAQRTRGTARCPHAQTAAALYPHATAAERLAARCE